A portion of the Pseudomonas protegens CHA0 genome contains these proteins:
- a CDS encoding diiron oxygenase: MSAGPAVAGEANFDCLSMPRPQGLGALQARLVDRIKRAALLRLHRSPRGERLLLRMYLAGEDATERALLDELLPQSPPWLERQVAQHLADEQRHVTLFAEALRERGDDAQARLEPDWLSRRKIQRWQRLARRYAGLFEQGLLVPAYATGLCAEQMAERVLTRHCAVLDAGHGLYPLLARVLADEKAHVRLCENTLRRIVAPHEAGHLARLLKDIRRVDASFGVTGALAMYGAGWLLGGRGRVER; this comes from the coding sequence ATGAGTGCGGGGCCAGCGGTTGCCGGCGAGGCCAACTTCGACTGCCTGAGCATGCCCCGGCCCCAGGGCCTTGGGGCGCTGCAGGCGCGGCTGGTGGACCGTATCAAGCGCGCCGCCTTGTTGCGCCTGCACCGCAGCCCGCGAGGCGAACGCCTGCTGTTGCGCATGTACCTGGCCGGTGAAGACGCCACCGAGCGTGCGTTGCTCGATGAGTTGTTGCCGCAGTCGCCACCCTGGCTCGAACGGCAGGTAGCACAGCACCTGGCCGATGAGCAGCGCCACGTGACCCTGTTTGCCGAGGCCCTGCGCGAGCGGGGCGACGACGCTCAAGCCCGCCTGGAGCCGGACTGGCTGAGCCGGCGCAAGATCCAGCGCTGGCAGCGCCTGGCCCGTCGTTATGCGGGGCTTTTCGAACAGGGCCTGCTGGTGCCGGCCTATGCCACCGGGCTGTGTGCCGAGCAGATGGCCGAGCGGGTATTGACCCGCCATTGTGCGGTGCTGGATGCCGGGCATGGCTTGTATCCGCTGCTGGCGCGGGTGCTGGCCGACGAGAAAGCCCACGTGCGCCTGTGCGAGAACACCCTGCGGCGCATCGTGGCACCCCATGAGGCGGGCCATCTGGCGCGCCTGCTCAAGGACATTCGCCGCGTCGATGCGAGCTTTGGCGTGACCGGTGCCCTGGCGATGTATGGTGCCGGCTGGCTGCTCGGTGGTCGGGGCCGAGTGGAGCGATGA